A stretch of Methanotorris formicicus Mc-S-70 DNA encodes these proteins:
- a CDS encoding UPF0058 family protein produces the protein MHKDELIQLHQLLVYMRKYLEKKFGNEIDDAFKDYDNLNIHPHHIHRTKSEHIYAIFLLSSSIAKILSENGNVPRSVASRLRDTGEKIGKEIARKR, from the coding sequence ATGCATAAGGATGAACTTATTCAGCTACATCAACTTTTGGTATATATGAGGAAGTATTTAGAGAAAAAATTTGGAAATGAAATAGATGACGCTTTTAAGGATTATGATAATTTAAATATCCACCCCCACCATATACACAGAACCAAATCAGAACATATTTACGCAATATTTTTATTGTCGAGTAGTATAGCAAAGATACTATCTGAAAATGGAAATGTTCCAAGGAGTGTGGCAAGTAGGTTGAGAGATACTGGCGAAAAAATAGGTAAAGAAATTGCAAGAAAAAGATAA
- the hisG gene encoding ATP phosphoribosyltransferase, translated as MILLALPNKGRISEPVNKVLEKAGLKIMVQGRSLFAQTVDEEIKVMFARAKDIPEFVADGVADVGVTGYDLVLERGVEDKVEFLLDFNFGKARLVIAAPEDSNINSIDDLRNGMKIATEFPNLTRKYLKSRGLNLEIIELSGATEIAPFIGVADLISDLTSTGTTLRLNHLKIVDEIVSSTTRLIANKESLKDEKKRKKINQIVTGIKSVLYAETKRLIMMNAPKDRIEEIRKIIPGMSGPTISEVLSDKGMVAIHAVVDEKEVFPLVNKLEELGARDILVIPIERIL; from the coding sequence TTGATTTTATTAGCTTTACCAAATAAAGGAAGGATTTCAGAGCCGGTAAATAAAGTTTTAGAGAAAGCAGGATTAAAGATAATGGTGCAAGGCAGGAGTTTATTTGCCCAGACAGTTGATGAGGAGATAAAGGTAATGTTTGCAAGGGCAAAGGATATTCCTGAATTTGTTGCCGATGGAGTGGCAGATGTGGGAGTTACTGGATATGATTTGGTTTTAGAGAGAGGTGTTGAGGATAAGGTTGAATTTTTACTTGATTTCAACTTTGGAAAGGCAAGATTGGTCATTGCCGCTCCAGAGGATTCAAATATAAACTCAATAGATGATTTAAGAAATGGTATGAAAATAGCAACAGAGTTCCCAAATTTAACAAGAAAATATTTAAAAAGCAGGGGTTTAAACTTAGAAATTATTGAGTTGAGTGGAGCAACTGAAATAGCACCATTTATTGGAGTAGCGGATTTGATTAGTGATTTAACTTCAACAGGAACAACATTAAGATTGAATCATCTAAAAATAGTAGATGAGATTGTCTCATCAACAACAAGGTTGATAGCAAATAAGGAAAGTTTAAAAGATGAGAAAAAAAGGAAAAAAATAAATCAGATTGTTACAGGAATAAAAAGTGTTTTATATGCGGAAACAAAAAGGCTAATTATGATGAATGCTCCAAAAGACAGGATTGAGGAGATTAGAAAAATCATTCCTGGAATGAGTGGGCCTACAATCTCTGAGGTTTTGTCAGATAAAGGTATGGTAGCTATTCACGCAGTAGTTGATGAAAAAGAAGTATTTCCATTAGTTAATAAATTGGAAGAATTAGGGGCAAGGGACATATTGGTTATCCCTATAGAGAGAATCCTATGA
- the gatB gene encoding Asp-tRNA(Asn)/Glu-tRNA(Gln) amidotransferase subunit GatB, which translates to MEDDVKMKCGLEIHVQVDTESKLFCRCPTNYKDVPPNTNICPVCMGLPGAKPMPPNKKAVDVAIMVAKMLGCDIVIDKDIYFQRKHYDYPDLPSGYQRTSVPIGVNGNFMGVGITEVHLEEDPGQYKPDLGLVDYNRSGTPLIEIVTEPDIKSPEEAREFLKQLMRLFRYIGCLRGEGSMRADVNISINYKGVQGNRVEVKNVNSIRGVYKVLRYELIRQKNIIRRGGKVKRETRAFLESQMITKSMREKETAEDYRYIPDPDIQPIVIDEKWVKEVEEVMPETPLEKEKRFVKEYNIREDDAKVLVSDLELADAFEKVVAGLGREKENINLAVTWIRNELKRVLQYNKIDFFESNIKVEHLIELIKLIKDKVISQKIGKKVIELLVENRGEKSPKQIIDELGLTVISDEDVLERACEEAIKNNPKAVEDYLSGNKPALNFLMGQVMKLTRGRAEPKKVVEILKKKLDNQ; encoded by the coding sequence ATGGAAGATGATGTAAAGATGAAATGTGGTTTAGAGATTCACGTTCAAGTTGATACGGAGTCAAAATTATTCTGCAGATGTCCTACAAACTATAAGGATGTTCCCCCAAACACAAACATATGTCCAGTTTGTATGGGTTTGCCAGGAGCAAAACCAATGCCACCAAACAAAAAGGCAGTAGATGTTGCAATAATGGTTGCAAAGATGCTTGGATGTGATATAGTTATTGATAAGGATATATATTTCCAAAGAAAACACTACGATTACCCTGACTTGCCAAGTGGTTATCAGAGAACATCAGTGCCAATTGGGGTTAATGGAAACTTTATGGGTGTTGGAATTACCGAGGTTCACTTGGAGGAAGACCCTGGGCAATATAAACCTGATTTAGGACTTGTTGATTACAACAGGAGCGGAACTCCTTTAATTGAGATTGTCACAGAGCCAGATATAAAAAGTCCAGAAGAGGCGAGGGAATTTTTGAAGCAACTTATGAGGTTGTTTAGATACATTGGCTGTTTAAGAGGAGAAGGTTCAATGAGGGCGGATGTAAACATCTCCATTAACTATAAAGGAGTCCAAGGAAATAGGGTTGAAGTAAAGAACGTCAACTCAATAAGAGGAGTTTATAAGGTTTTGAGGTATGAGTTAATTAGGCAGAAGAATATTATTAGAAGGGGAGGGAAGGTTAAGAGAGAGACAAGGGCATTCTTGGAGAGTCAGATGATTACAAAATCAATGAGAGAAAAAGAAACAGCAGAGGATTATAGATACATTCCTGACCCAGATATTCAGCCAATAGTAATTGACGAAAAATGGGTCAAAGAAGTTGAAGAGGTAATGCCTGAAACGCCATTGGAGAAGGAAAAGAGGTTTGTTAAAGAATACAATATTAGAGAGGATGATGCAAAAGTCCTTGTTTCTGATTTAGAATTGGCTGATGCTTTTGAAAAGGTCGTTGCTGGTTTGGGCAGGGAGAAAGAAAATATAAACCTTGCCGTAACATGGATAAGAAATGAGTTGAAGAGGGTTTTGCAATACAACAAGATTGATTTCTTTGAAAGTAATATAAAGGTTGAACATTTAATTGAACTCATAAAATTAATAAAAGATAAGGTCATAAGCCAGAAGATTGGTAAGAAAGTTATTGAATTGTTGGTTGAGAATAGAGGAGAGAAATCACCTAAGCAAATTATCGATGAACTTGGCTTAACAGTTATCTCTGATGAGGATGTTTTGGAGAGGGCATGTGAAGAGGCAATTAAAAACAACCCTAAGGCAGTTGAAGACTACTTAAGTGGCAACAAGCCAGCATTGAACTTCTTAATGGGACAAGTCATGAAGTTGACGAGAGGTAGGGCAGAACCTAAGAAGGTTGTTGAGATACTTAAGAAAAAGTTGGATAACCAATAA
- a CDS encoding DUF128 domain-containing protein produces MGDDVDKKLIEILSILAEANKPIGAKIIADELKKRGYDIGERAVRYHLRILDERKLTKKVGYVGRVITQKGLEELEKANISYRLGSIFSQIMEKLYLADYRNGIAVVNKSIVYGDHNGIKDTVLKVLEFGLGVGDKVNIVEEKNYTRVETLCGVTFDNWLLGHGILPIPKYGGIVKFEDYEPVQFEGVINYKSTSVDPLEAFIMQGKTDVLGFIENGEGYVPANFRVIPKEAEDKFERLLKKDTLNCILSYGEDNVLGMNVEEDEIGIALIGGLAPVAALVERGYYVELNAASTIKKVSFMEKVNKGRISPQKKKSDVRIKSVLSKMFNSMAKVNYDIDKKDGNVIVNVGYVGKEYYDDVLDILKEAYKKGLGISNRFGIKEEDGLIKISTICASTLDGIFSSYGVPIIPCYGGILEVEEDNERFIDIISYEGSSLDPHEVFFNKVDCETSILAGFREIPMCAREDLIDLVKALGWNGIKEIGRPNNEVYGVSVEKNMCGVVTIGGMNPLTMIKEHEIPIKINALHEIVKFSELVEYDKI; encoded by the coding sequence ATGGGAGATGATGTAGATAAAAAACTTATAGAGATTTTAAGTATTTTAGCAGAGGCTAATAAACCAATTGGAGCAAAAATCATTGCGGATGAGTTAAAAAAAAGGGGTTATGATATTGGGGAGAGGGCGGTAAGATACCACCTTAGAATTTTGGATGAGAGGAAATTAACAAAAAAGGTTGGTTATGTTGGGAGGGTAATAACTCAGAAAGGGCTTGAAGAACTTGAGAAGGCAAATATCTCCTACAGATTAGGTTCAATATTTTCCCAAATTATGGAAAAGTTATATTTGGCTGACTATAGGAACGGTATAGCAGTTGTGAACAAATCAATCGTGTATGGGGATCACAATGGAATAAAAGATACGGTCTTAAAAGTTCTTGAATTTGGATTGGGTGTTGGGGATAAGGTGAATATTGTTGAGGAGAAAAATTACACGAGAGTTGAAACATTATGTGGTGTTACTTTTGATAATTGGCTTTTGGGTCATGGAATTTTGCCTATTCCAAAATATGGAGGTATTGTTAAGTTTGAGGATTACGAGCCTGTTCAGTTTGAAGGCGTTATTAACTACAAATCTACATCTGTTGATCCCCTTGAGGCATTTATCATGCAGGGAAAAACAGATGTTTTAGGGTTTATTGAAAATGGGGAGGGTTATGTTCCGGCAAATTTTAGAGTAATTCCAAAAGAGGCAGAAGATAAATTTGAAAGATTATTAAAAAAGGATACTTTGAATTGTATTTTAAGTTATGGTGAGGATAACGTCCTTGGGATGAATGTGGAGGAGGATGAGATAGGTATTGCATTAATTGGAGGACTTGCACCAGTAGCAGCACTTGTTGAGAGAGGTTATTATGTTGAGTTAAATGCTGCCTCAACAATCAAAAAAGTAAGCTTTATGGAAAAAGTTAATAAAGGAAGGATATCACCTCAAAAAAAGAAGAGTGATGTAAGAATAAAGTCCGTATTATCAAAAATGTTTAACAGTATGGCAAAGGTAAATTATGACATTGATAAGAAGGACGGAAACGTTATCGTCAACGTAGGCTATGTTGGGAAAGAATACTATGACGATGTTTTAGATATTTTAAAGGAGGCGTATAAAAAAGGACTTGGTATTTCAAACAGGTTTGGAATAAAGGAAGAGGATGGTTTAATAAAAATTTCTACAATCTGTGCATCAACACTCGATGGAATTTTTTCAAGTTATGGAGTTCCAATAATTCCATGTTATGGGGGAATTTTGGAGGTTGAGGAGGATAACGAAAGATTTATTGATATCATCTCATATGAAGGTTCTTCATTAGACCCACATGAGGTATTTTTCAACAAGGTGGACTGTGAAACATCAATACTTGCCGGATTTAGGGAAATTCCAATGTGTGCAAGGGAGGATTTAATAGATTTGGTTAAAGCCCTTGGTTGGAATGGTATAAAAGAAATTGGAAGACCAAACAATGAGGTTTATGGTGTAAGTGTGGAAAAAAATATGTGTGGTGTTGTAACTATTGGGGGGATGAATCCATTGACGATGATAAAAGAGCATGAAATACCGATAAAAATAAATGCTCTCCATGAAATCGTTAAGTTTTCTGAGTTGGTGGAATATGATAAAATCTAA
- a CDS encoding phosphatase PAP2 family protein, with translation MERDRIIIRLLIYPLAYLMWGGLMWYSQIVNPIDLTHYLSYIPFCNAEFYAVLQGLPSPIIEFFRIIYLYSFTFCIVGGIGYYLLIKKDFLKSDIILIDLALGWLFAGLIYTFFVVQAPFDVGVAKDLTNFELMWISTKPTYEIPSLHTAYSILIALHFKEEERIKYIFYALAILIPISTLIMGQHWVVDVVTGILYAFFLYKFPKTIHIKIHKGIDFICGYIKPCTNCITDRKIKKNS, from the coding sequence ATGGAAAGAGATAGGATTATCATTAGGTTGCTCATATATCCCCTCGCTTATCTAATGTGGGGGGGATTGATGTGGTATTCTCAAATAGTGAATCCTATTGATTTAACCCATTATTTATCATATATCCCATTTTGCAATGCAGAATTTTATGCTGTTTTGCAGGGGTTGCCATCACCAATTATTGAGTTTTTTAGAATAATCTACCTTTACTCATTTACATTCTGCATAGTTGGGGGGATTGGTTACTACCTACTAATAAAGAAAGATTTTTTAAAATCAGATATAATATTGATTGATTTGGCATTGGGATGGCTTTTTGCAGGGTTAATTTACACGTTTTTTGTGGTTCAGGCACCATTTGATGTTGGTGTTGCTAAGGATTTGACCAATTTTGAATTAATGTGGATATCCACAAAACCAACCTATGAAATCCCATCCCTACATACTGCGTATTCTATTTTAATTGCTCTACATTTTAAAGAGGAAGAGAGGATAAAATATATCTTCTATGCATTAGCCATCCTAATCCCAATATCCACATTAATAATGGGACAACATTGGGTTGTTGATGTTGTTACCGGTATTTTATATGCGTTCTTTCTATACAAATTCCCAAAAACCATTCACATAAAAATCCATAAAGGTATTGATTTCATCTGCGGATATATAAAGCCATGCACAAATTGTATTACAGATAGAAAAATTAAAAAAAATAGTTAG
- a CDS encoding KH domain-containing protein, with amino-acid sequence MVMNFSDVTMHGNVETVKIPKDRIGVLIGKKGETKKMIEEELGVELEISEDGDVTIYSTEKQKDALATWKARDIVRAIGRGFSPENALKLLSDEYVLEIIDITEYASSENALRRLKGRVIGSGGKSRKYIEDLTGARVSVFGKTVAILGEFDSVQVAKEAVEMILKGSSHAKMYKFLERERQKIKRKEFELWKK; translated from the coding sequence ATGGTTATGAACTTTAGCGATGTTACTATGCATGGAAATGTTGAAACTGTAAAGATTCCAAAGGACAGAATTGGTGTATTAATTGGAAAAAAGGGAGAAACAAAAAAAATGATTGAGGAGGAATTGGGTGTTGAACTTGAAATTAGTGAAGATGGTGATGTTACAATATACTCAACTGAAAAACAAAAAGATGCTCTCGCTACTTGGAAGGCAAGGGATATTGTGAGGGCAATAGGAAGGGGGTTTTCCCCTGAAAATGCTTTGAAATTACTCAGTGATGAGTATGTTTTGGAGATTATAGATATAACTGAATACGCAAGTTCTGAAAATGCTCTTAGGAGATTAAAAGGTAGGGTTATTGGTAGTGGTGGAAAATCAAGAAAATATATTGAGGATTTAACTGGGGCAAGGGTTTCAGTATTTGGAAAAACCGTTGCCATATTGGGAGAATTTGACTCTGTCCAAGTTGCAAAAGAGGCTGTTGAGATGATATTAAAAGGTTCATCTCACGCTAAGATGTATAAGTTCTTAGAAAGAGAAAGGCAAAAAATCAAAAGAAAAGAATTTGAATTATGGAAAAAATAA
- a CDS encoding serine protein kinase RIO: MEDDKIKKKEFSLDEREEFELDREYQKKVIEREKKFFEELKTKNEVFDKRTLMVLYSLLAGRHIDEFIGIVSSGKEAVVFSAKKGRRYRAVKIYRVATCDFKTMYKYIQGDPRFHLRKSSRRQIIHAWVEKEFRNLRRAGEVVNTPKAILRRENVLLMELVGKRGIPAPRLKDVEVDYEKFYKMIIQDMKKLYCEAELVHGDLSEYNILVKDDKPVYIDFSQSVVTQHPLSKALLIRDVKNICNFFRRKGVDCDYRELYKYITGEELNPIDEEIAQL, encoded by the coding sequence TTGGAGGATGATAAAATAAAGAAAAAGGAATTTAGTCTTGATGAAAGGGAAGAATTTGAATTGGATAGGGAATATCAAAAGAAGGTTATAGAAAGAGAAAAGAAATTCTTTGAGGAATTGAAGACAAAAAATGAAGTATTTGATAAAAGAACTTTAATGGTTTTATACAGCCTCTTAGCAGGGAGGCATATAGATGAGTTCATTGGTATAGTAAGTTCTGGAAAAGAGGCAGTTGTTTTTAGTGCTAAAAAAGGAAGAAGATATAGGGCTGTTAAAATTTATAGAGTAGCCACTTGCGATTTTAAAACAATGTATAAATATATTCAAGGAGACCCAAGATTTCATTTGAGGAAGAGTAGTAGAAGGCAGATTATACATGCATGGGTTGAAAAGGAATTTAGAAACTTGAGAAGAGCAGGAGAGGTTGTAAATACCCCTAAAGCAATATTAAGAAGAGAAAATGTTCTTTTAATGGAATTAGTTGGAAAAAGAGGGATCCCTGCCCCAAGATTGAAGGATGTTGAGGTTGATTATGAGAAGTTTTATAAAATGATAATCCAAGACATGAAAAAACTCTATTGTGAGGCAGAATTGGTTCATGGTGATTTATCTGAATATAACATCCTTGTAAAAGATGATAAACCAGTATATATTGATTTTTCTCAGAGTGTTGTAACCCAGCATCCATTGTCAAAGGCATTATTGATAAGGGATGTTAAAAATATATGTAACTTTTTCAGAAGAAAAGGGGTAGACTGTGATTATAGAGAACTTTACAAATACATAACAGGGGAGGAGTTAAATCCTATCGATGAGGAAATTGCACAGTTGTAA
- the eif1A gene encoding translation initiation factor eIF-1A: MQQEGQPIRVRIPRSEENEILGIVEQMLGASRVRVRCMDGKMRLGRIPGKLKKRIWIREGDVVIVVPWEVQGDKKCDIIWRYTKTQVDWLIKHRYLDKLL; the protein is encoded by the coding sequence TTGCAACAAGAAGGTCAGCCAATAAGAGTAAGAATCCCAAGATCTGAAGAAAATGAAATTTTGGGTATTGTAGAGCAGATGCTTGGAGCAAGTAGGGTTAGAGTAAGATGTATGGATGGAAAAATGAGGCTGGGAAGAATTCCAGGGAAATTAAAGAAGAGAATTTGGATCAGGGAAGGAGATGTTGTAATTGTAGTACCTTGGGAAGTTCAAGGGGATAAAAAATGCGACATCATTTGGAGATATACAAAAACTCAGGTTGATTGGCTAATAAAACACAGATATTTGGATAAGTTGCTATAA